From the Candidatus Cloacimonadota bacterium genome, one window contains:
- a CDS encoding DUF5658 family protein, with the protein MIDILYSTKLFWPLLAAFVLLNGFDAHSTYLVMWPHYYYRERNPVARWAFRKMGLPRGIIIFKLVLLAILIPAMIYYSCHDVFTINIVLLVSNMVFLAVVIHNYRVHRRIHKRRDI; encoded by the coding sequence GTGATAGATATACTTTATTCCACAAAGCTATTTTGGCCGCTACTCGCTGCATTTGTACTGCTGAACGGCTTTGATGCTCATTCCACATATCTCGTGATGTGGCCTCACTATTACTATCGAGAGCGAAATCCGGTGGCACGCTGGGCGTTTCGCAAGATGGGCTTACCCCGTGGGATCATCATTTTTAAGCTTGTTTTACTAGCGATACTTATTCCTGCCATGATCTATTACTCCTGCCACGATGTATTTACCATAAACATTGTGCTTCTGGTTAGCAATATGGTCTTTTTGGCAGTTGTGATTCATAATTACAGAGTGCATCGCAGGATCCATAAAAGGAGAGATATATGA